The window ATGGCTTTGGTTCTATGAATGCAACAATTTGAAGTCACTACCTGAGAATATGCATTCCCTCCTCCCATCCCTTGAAGGTTTGTGTATATACAATTGTCCAGAAATCAAGTCATTTCCAGAAGGAGGTTTGCCatccaaattgaaatttcttcGAATCGATGCTTGTGATGAACTTATAGCCAGACGAATGGAATGGGGTTTGCAAAGACTCCCTTCTCTTATGAGCTTCAATATCAGCACCAATGCAGATATAGAGTCCTTTCCAGACGAGACTCTACTGCCTTCTTCTCTTACCTCTCTATCAATCTCCATTCTTCCAAATGTCAAATTTTTAGACTATAAAGGGCTTCAAAATCTCACATCTCTTCGTCAACTAGAAATGTGGTACTGTCCGAAGCTCCAATTCTTGCCAGCAGAGGGGATCCCCTTTTCGCTTTCTTTTCTACACATCGTGCACTGTCCATTGCTAAGCCCACATTGCCAAAGGGAGAGTGGTAAAGATTGGCCTAAGATTTCCCATATCCCTGTCATAAAGATTGACAATGATGTGGTCAGTATAGATTGAGCTACCTCCTTTTGCCCTGTTAACCGAATCTCATTCAGGTAGACGGTAGTCCTTCTACACTCAACATAGCATTCTCTGTTTATATTAATTGAATCTTGTAACTGCTGATTTATTTATACAATAAACTCCTCAATGAAATTCTTTTTCTGTTCTATTTTGTTCAGATTCTAGACAGCTTAGCTTTGAAACAACTGATCAACAGGCCATTGAGGTGAAAGGCCCGTGTTTACCTGGACAGATCGCCAGAATCCTTGCATTGCTTGTGAGTTGATTGCATGATTTTCTTCCTTATATTCTCTAGGGAATCAATTACAAGTTCTATTATCAACTCAACTCTTTTCATGAGGTTCTCAATATCTTCAGTACTTTCCTAAACTAAACGAAATATTATCACTAGGTGCTTGTTCTATACCTGTTTGAACTTGTTAAATATGTTGAAACTTGAAGATCAAATTGAAGATTTTCCTTCTGGCACAATGTCCTTTTGGCTTATTTTTCAAAGCGAAAACCAAGTGACAGACATGAAAGACTTGTAGTTGTACATATAGCAGACCTAGTAGGCTAGTATTGCGATATATTGCTTCTTTTGTGCAATAGCCTTGCGGCTTCAGTACCTTGGTTCACTTCAAATGATTGACttgtgaaaattaaaaaaaatcctcaTGTGATATTTCTGGTTATAAGTCTTTTATGTATTGTTAGCTTATGTAGAATGAAGTTTTCAAATTGATGCCTTCACTCTAATTTTTTGCCTTTGCCTCATATTCTATCTTCTCTTCTTTAAAACGAAACTCCAATAAAATTAGCTGTCTTTCAGTTTACAGTTACTGTTAGGCAAGAGATTTGTAATTTCACAAATATTTTTGTGCTTTGCTTCACTGAATTTTAGCACAAACTGACAATCATTATGAAAATAGACTTGATCTTGATGAACTGTCAGTGTATAAACTCTCTGGATGAATCAAATTCCAAGAATGCTCTGACTTGAATGGTGAATACCAAGGATCATTCTTGGAATTTGTCTAgtattttcaatgaaaaagtgTTTCTCGAAGTCAGAAtctgtgattttttttttcctttgaggAGCCTTCAGGGAAGGCAAATTATTTGGCAGATTCTTTTGCTTATATTCTGGTTTCCTGTATGCCTGGTGGACTCCAAATTTCTGCTGCAGTCCTGTTTTTCCTTTGGCTTCTTTATTGCTGATTGTAATACCTACCTGTGAAATCTTGCTGCAAGTTGATTATCTTGTCCTGTTTCAGTGACTTTTGAGGCTGGGATTTCTCTGCCCTATTCGGTGCTTCTTGTCAGGTGTTTTCACAATCTTTCTTCTAGCTGTGATTTGTGAAACTCTACTGTTTACAGGTTAGATTCTCTATCAGAGCTTAATctgctcttctttttttttttttcatgtgatGTTGTTCGGAAGTACTGGTAGTAGTGTCCTTTCTTCTGCTTTTGTGTTTATTAAGACTCTTTCCTTTGCTCTTAAAACTCAATGACCAAGTTAGACTATTTTTATATCCTCTCtctattaatgaaaaaaccTGCCTCTGACTGAgccaagaaacaaaaaatagtACTAATCTGTAGTATTCTGCTATTGTTTTGTAGGCTGCTGTTAGGTATCTTTCAAGCCATGCCTTGCTGATTGCTCCATCATAGTATATAATTGATACCCTCGAGAATTAATTGCAAGCTCTTGTTGTTTCTCCCATTCCAGCCAAGGTTCCTAGTGCATCTAGAGTCAGCTTGTCCATGTCAAGTGCAACACGAGATCAGTTTCTTCAAATGCAAGAATTATACAAGTTTGGTCTTCCAAAAACTAAGCCATTGAGATCCCTTCAATGTTTTAAAGTTTTGTTACAGATGATGGAGTAAGGGTTCTAGGCAAGGTAGAGTGCATGTTCTTGGTTTGAGGTCTCCAGGACACTGGAGATTTTGCCTTTTCACTCACTGTAACCTTGCAAGTCACCCTGTTTCTGATAAATTGTTTAGTCAGTAATTTCTTTTCAACGATTGGTGCATGATTATGGctgatatttatttattttccacAATATATTCTTACATGCTAGTGAGCAGTGACAGAATAAGTTTGTTGCCTGTACAATTTCACatacttttttgttttttggctAGAGATTTCACAGACTTGAAaagttttaaaagaatatataataataatgagaACAATGAAAAGTAGAAATCTAATCATCATCAAAACTAAGTAATTATCATTATTGTAACCATGCTTAAACAAAGGGATGAAGTTAATATTCATTTAAACTAACTTGTAATTACAAAAACCTCCAAAACCATTAAAGAGTGGGAggttaaagaaaacaaaacacaagtaaatatgattaatatctctctatttgatttttcttctgGCTTTTTCCCCACCTTGTTTAGTTTGGCTCCTACaaatgtcatttttttaaGCAAAATGTGAATATTTAATATCAAATGAGAGGAATATTCCCAtaacaataacaaaaagaatggGAATATTCCTTTTGGGTTATCAAAGGTGCAAGATATAAAAGCAATAGATGGAAACCTAGGTCAAGACTTAGCTGTATCTGAATCAAACATTCAAATTCATATCTGTAATAGTAGAATGCCAGGAAAGCAATCAATAGTAGGATATTTGTCCCAAAATAATGCATTGCTTCCCATTGTATATATAAACATGAGCCATGGATGTTTTCCGCATCAACAAGCCATATTTTTTCCTTAATACAAATCACTGCCTTCAGTTTACACTCTGCAAAAACAAATCTCAGAATGGCTAGGCTTTCTTGGGCTCCCATTGCTTTCCTTCTCTTCCTAGCTTTGGCCTTTACCATTCAAACAGCAAGCGTATGCATTTTTCTCCTTCCTACAGTATAAACACatttatgtatatttatatttctaaactattaatatattttgtttcatttctaCAGGCTGGGGGGGAAGGATCCCTTAAACCTGAAGGTAATTAACATACTTGTTTTCACAAATTTCATAAGAACTTAACCCATAGATTAAAACTCTTCTTGTAGACTTTATCTTTgatgtataaattaataattttaaaaatttttgacaaTCTTTCAGAGTGTGAAGGTGCATGCGAGGGTCGGTGTTCGGCAACATCTCACAAGAAGCCATGTCTATATTTCTGCAACTATTGCTGCGAGAGATGTTTGTGTGTTCCTTCTGGTACATATGGCAATAGGGAGGAATGTCCATGCTAcaacaacatcaaaacaaagGAAGGTGCCAATAAGTGCCCTTGAAAAATTAAGCCATGAAGAGGAAGAGTGCTCCCAAcaagttttaaaataatgcaGTGATGTTGGAATAAGACAGTTAAATGGCATCAGATTGTCTGATTTGCAatatataatgtcattcaaTCCTTTTACTTGTAGAGGAAGAAATAAATGGTGCTAATTATGGCCTAAAAAAGATTATAAATCTAAGGTAACAGtggtattaaaataaaattttaaataatggatATACAGAGAAAGTCTTTatttatcaaagaaaaaaaaattgaggatTAATGCTTTTGGTGTTTTAGTCTACCTCCTCCTCTGCTTTTTCCTTCTATCTCAAGTTGTGATTAAACCACCATTAAACTGCATAAGCTTAACTCATTAGTAAGTGTTAGGATAAGGTTTGGACAGAGATTATaggtttaaattataaatttaattctcTATAATCCATATCAACGTCacatgagtataaaatgataggttttattttgactaataataGTTAGTCAATTATTAATCATATAGATTTATTTCGTCTAAAATTgaacttaaataaaaaaataaaggtttatataaatttctttaataattCAAGAGAATATTATATGAAATAGATAAAACTTGTtaaataataggtttacttaaaaaatttaccaacagattattttatttttattttttttaattacttattCTTAGTTGAGAAATTTCTGAagttgataactctatgatatagagttatttgggttgaattttgatagtaatttgaCTTAGTTCTTATAGTAATGTATAaaaattagtaggttttatttacattattttaaattagttaatttaggtgagtcaatttaattttagttaactttgtacttaatttggtgttaatgtaaTTAAGAtatgttgttgttgttgatttAGTTGTGCTTTTGTAAGTgtttaatgaaagaaaaattttaatcgaaGGAGAGTAATTTCAAGGTAAAGACTTTTATTGCacatattttggtattttgatcataactCTTTCTACAAAgctccaaatgagatgatttttagaccattgaaaagcaaagagaaaatgctataactttcatgtttaccaatTTTCccaattcaatttcaaaaatagtcaaaaatcttattgaaattaaagtaCTGCAGCAGTCTTTgagcaattacgatttttcttaattaattggtTGAGGCCGTGGGCTTCATGGAGATAGGTCATGGCTCACGTaatttgatgaggaaattctaattgaaattgacttcttttttCACCTAACTTGGCTTAACTTCAAAGTTctataaaaacaacatttcggaagacttaaaaaaaaaaaaagaacgaAACATTACATTGACAGTTGAGAATCAAATCGTAAAGTcattgaagttaaaaagaatttgagGGATTTAAGAAGATTTGGAAAAAGAAGATTTGGAAAATCAAGATTAAAGTTCTTGGGTTCTAtcatctttttgttattttctttttcttaggTTGATTTGCATGTTTAAAcctaatttgatgatgatgtttgaCTTGATAgggaattaaattatttatctaaaattatgattgaactcaatacatAGTCtgatttattatcttttttttttttgcttatgttgttggatttaagttgtttattttatttagttcttaatgcttctaattgcttgatcaccaatttcattaaattggaaacctaagttaaaccttgacgaaagatatttaggtagatcatgaatagaatagcgtatgatcgaatatacttagttgattaggtgatttaATTTACCTATAAGGTAAATATACACCTATAAGTTATTCGTAGCTAAAATTAGagcatgaacttaatgaatctttcttcaatttaatttgtataaacacataataaattaattgggacaaatattttaataagaaactcgacagagacttgtaaataatttaggactctaaattaacaacttaatccattaagttaagttaagagagaataatattcagatgaagtattgagggacatCGTAATCTTGGATTTAAAAGTCAATCAAATCTTAACAAAGTAATTTTGTAGTGTaaatttagattagttttagtttttaagtttgattttattttgctttttaattttaatctttggataaaattaaggtgtgtaatttttgtaattaatactaaaaattaattcaattctctataAGAtcaacattttacttattattatattatttttacgaTAAGTATGCTTATATTGATAAAAACAGAAGTTCTTATCCAACATAACTCTGCCAACTCTTGTCCAAAACCTTAACAAACATGAAGGGAGGATTTCCAGTCCATTCGACCAAAAAAAGTCACAAACCTACTCCATGGAACAAACACATTttactctttctttcctttgattTCCATGAATGAAGCAGGGCATTTAGTAGTGGTATATTTCTCTTCTCAACTTCAATGGACATAACAGAAATCATATTACCTAATGAGTAAAAACCATCCCAGGCATATAAATCACATGTCaccattttatttatgaaatatCTTCCATATATACACGTATCAAACACCATCTACTtaatatttgtgccaaacatAGTTATTATATCCTTCTCACTTTATATTTATCACTTTTGGAGATGtatatagaatatttttattcactgataaatatatgtatctcttattttaaaaaataaagttttaatttccgtttctcaaattaaaaaaaaaaaaagatatgatAAAATGAAAGATGAATTGCATTAGTTACCTTTATAAGTAGGCATAATGAGAGACAGATTTAATAGAATGTATCTTTAGTTATGTCATTATTGTTTTTAGGCAGGAATTAATTAAGGTTCAATTTCAAGAGTTGGAGCATTTAATATTTACTCTAGATGGCAACTACTAGTGCCAAAGGCTATATTGGAATTACAAA is drawn from Theobroma cacao cultivar B97-61/B2 chromosome 4, Criollo_cocoa_genome_V2, whole genome shotgun sequence and contains these coding sequences:
- the LOC18602722 gene encoding gibberellin-regulated protein 12, whose translation is MFSASTSHIFSLIQITAFSLHSAKTNLRMARLSWAPIAFLLFLALAFTIQTASAGGEGSLKPEECEGACEGRCSATSHKKPCLYFCNYCCERCLCVPSGTYGNREECPCYNNIKTKEGANKCP